The Deltaproteobacteria bacterium genome includes the window ACCATGCCCGTGTCAAAGACCTCGAGCTCGGGTTTCACTCCTTCCTGCTTCATCCTCCTGGCCGCCTCATGGAGGAAGGACGGCGGGTTCAGAAAGACATCTCCTCCAAGGTTGATCGACCCGGCGTCCAGGGAGGCCAATTCCGGTTTCAACGCAAGCGGGGCCAGTCTCTCCTCGGTTGGCAGGTTGCGCCCTGGTATCCCGCTGGTGGTAAGGCAAAGGACAAGGTCGGTCTTCTCCCTCAAAGGTTCTACGACCCGTCTGAAGAGATCCACGTCCTGGGTGCCCAATGCGGTTTTCGGATCTCGCACATGAATGTGTACCACCGCGGCCCCGGCGTGCCAGCACTCCACGGCCGAACGGGTGATCTCTTCCGGCGTGATTGGGATGTAAGGCGTTTTATCACGCGTGATTCTGCTTCCCGTGAGAGCCGCCGTGACTATCACCTTGTCCACAGGATCTACTCCCTGTCTTTTCGTTTCCAAAGGCCTCCCCGTCGTTGCCGGGCCCAAGTATCAGCCCAAAAATATCCACTAATTTCAAAGAGACATCAAGTCCCTTCCCTAGGCACAGGGCCGGGACCGACCTTCCCTGCTCGTCCCGACATCCCTTCACTAAGGTCTCCTCGTTGTGCTATGATCATGTTGTCTGCCGAGTCCTCACGGGAGAAAAGAACGGGACAAGAGCAGTGGAGTTGCCGGAGGGACTGGGCCGCGAGGGCCACAGAAACGGTTGTCTTTGTTCATGAGAGCTGATGTCTATCCCGGAACTCTTAGGAAACGGTCCTATGGCTGGGGTGGAGAGACAAGGAGGACATCGATGAATATCGACTTCAGTGCCGATGAGGTCTTCGAGATGGCAGAACAGATCGAGAGAAACGGCGCGCGATTCTATCGCCGCGCGGCCGAGGGAGTCCTTGATTCGGGCGAGCGCCGGATGTTTCTCGAACTGGCCGCCATGGAACAGAATCACGAAAGGGTCTTTGCCTCAATGAGAGAGGAGCTCTCCACCTCGGACAGGACCGCAGCGGCATTCGATCCTCAGGGCGAAGGGGCCTTGTACCTGCGGGCAATGGCAGACGGCCACGTCTTTGATCCAAAAGCAGACCCCGTGGATTTTTTCAAGGATCAACACACCCAGAGAGACATCCTCAAGAAGGCTCTCGATCTTGAAAAGGACTCCATTATCTTCTACCTCGGCATCAAGGAGGTGGTGCCCGAAAGGCTGGGCAAGGGCAGAATCGAGGAAATCATCAAGGAAGAGATGAGACATATCGTCTTTCTCAACGGGGAGTTGACCGCCCGCGGTCCTTCCGGGTGAACCGGCAGAGATGAGCAGCTTTTCCATCCATCAGCAGGCGAAGCTCAGAGCCGCCGGGCGAACTCTTGCCCCTTGGAAGCCGTTTCTTGGATCTTTGCCGCACATAGGGACACGGAAAGTCGGTGGAATCATGGCCGTACCGGGTAATCTGCTCACGACCGCCATGGGGGTCATGCCGCATACCGATGTGCATGGGGCCATGGAAATGGCACTGTCCCTGGATGTTCCGTTCTGGCCCCAACTCCCCCATGTCAGCTACTATGAGGACATGTACGTCCAGGCCTCTGAACACTTTCCGGGAATCGTGCTCGATATGGAAAAGCGCACATTGCGTTTTTCCAGGGAGAAATTCATCAGGGAATTGGAGCAAACCCTGGCCCATTTCGAAGAGCCGGGCTATTTCGACATCAGCAAGACCTATTCGGTGGTCTACCATCTCTTTCTCGATCTCGATCTCTCCAATAGACCGGCCATACGGGGCCAAATCGAGGGCCCGATCAGCTTCGGCTTCAACGTCCTCGATGACGATGACCGGCCGATACTCTTCGATGACACGGTACGTCCGTTCATGGTGGAGGTCCTTGCAAGGAGAGTCAATGCCCAACTCAACCGGCTCAAGAGAAAGAACGAGAATGCATTCATGTTTGTTGATGAGCCGGGGTTACAGTTTCTCTTCAGTGGCATGTCCGGTTACGGAGATCTGCCGGCCAAAGGCGACATGGAGACCTTTTTTTCCATGATAGAGAGACCCCGTGGCGTCCATCTATGCGGTAACCCGGACTGGGATTTCCTGCTTAGCCTCGATCTGGACGTCCTGTCCCTGGATGTCTACTCAAACGGCGAGGTCTTTGCCGCCTATGCACCCTCGATCAGAAGGTTCCTCGAACAGGGCAGGGCCATCGTCTGGGGGATTGTGCCGACCAATCACGAGGCATTCGAAAAGGAGGGGCTCGACTCCCTGGAAAGACGGCTCAGTGACATATGGGTTCCTCTCGAAAAAAAAGGGATAGACCGCGAATTGCTCGTCTCGAGAAGCATGCTCTCTCCCGCCACCTGCTGCCTGGTCAACCCGGATGGAGAGAAGACCGTGGACAGGGCGTTTGGAATGATCCGAGAGCTGTCTCTGAGGCTCCGGGAGAAATACGGAGTATAGCCTGGAAACCGACAATCAATGAAATATTCCGCAATGGTTCCTAAAGGGTAAGATACACGGGTTGCTCATGAAGGAGAGACAACTCAACGAACTGAGCATCCTCCACGGTGCGGTCGAAAACACAAACGAGGCCTTTATCACCATCGACCAGGACCATAAGGTCATATTCTTCAACCGGGCCGCCGAGAGGATCTTCGGTTACAGCCGTGGCGAGGTAATCGGGCATGATCTCGACGTGATCCTGGGGCCTCGATGCAGCGAGAACCATCGCCGGGCGGTTTCCCGGTATTTGGAGACGAGAAATCCCAGACTGATCGGCCATGAGACCGATTTCGTCGCCTTCCGAAAAAATGGAGAGTCATTCCCTGCCAGCATCTCTTTTTCCGTGGCTGCCATTGATGGAAAGCTTTTCTTCACGGGAATCCTCAGGGATATGACAGAGACAAGGCAGCTCGAGGAAAGGATTCAGAGATCGGAGCGCCTCGCCGCTCTCGGGCAGGTGGTGGCAGAGATCAGCCATGAGATCAGAAACCCCCTGGCCCTGATCGGAGGGTTCTCACGGCAATTGGCGAGGACGGCTCAAGATGAAAAGACCAGATCCAAGCTCGATATCATCACCCAGGAGGTCGGGCGGCTGGAAAACCTTCTCGGGGAGTTACGGGACCTCTACGCGCCCATGAGGCTGGTGATTGAGAAGATCGACTTGAACGAATTGCTCCGGGAGATCTCCTCCCTTGCCCATGAGAGCTGTAGGAAAAAGGGCATCCGTTTGAGTCTGGATACCGAGGATGGCCCCGTATTCGTGGAAGGAGATCGGGGCAGGCTCAAGCAGGCCTTGCTGAACCTGGTCAAGAACGGCATGGAGGCCATGAAGAAGGGAGGAACTCTCCTCATGCGATCCAGGGTCTCAGGCGACCGTGCAGAACTGGCGATCTCTGATGAAGGGCCCGGAATTCCAGAAGGCGCGAAGGAGAAGATATTCAACCCCTTCTTCACCACCAAGAAACAAGGCACCGGCCTCGGTCTCTCAGTAACAAAAAGGATCATAGAGGACCATCCCGGTTACTCCTTCACGCTGGCAAGCCAGAGGGGCAGGGGAACCACCGTGAGGATAACCATGGGAATTTCCAAGAGGGAAGGAGAGAGCTGAGATTGGAAAGCCCACCGGCTAGTCAAAGGGGATTCCCATCCCGGCCAGTTCCTCTTTCACCTCGCCGTACAGGCGTACATACTCTTGGCCCGGTTTTCCCCTTTTCACGTCGAAGCAGTCCTGATAACGGCTTCCCTCCGGAGGTGCATCCAGCTGTGTCTCGTACTTCTCGAGCAGGCGCACCACGAGGCCAGTCGCCTGGTCTCGCCTCAGCTTGGAGGCCGCCCTTGCCATCTCGATCCCGAATCTGGCCTCCATGGGCGTGATGCCGTCGGTTTTCACCGCCTTAGCCGGATGGGGTGTCTGAACCGACGGGGCTCCGGCAGTGACCGTGGCAAGCAGGTGGGCCGCTGCCTCATAGAAGTACATCCTCGTCATTGGACCTGCGGCCATGTACCCGAGCCAGATTACGGGCATCGGTATGTTCCGGCTTGCTGCCTGGCAGCTCGATGCCACAGCCCACAGGACATCTCTGGTTGTGGAGCACCCGTACCTGAAGTGGACCGGGAAGGTAAGCTGGTAGTTCCCGTGGTGCACCAGGAGCCCGACCAGGATATAGGCGGTACTTACCACTGCCGTTCCTGGCGCCCCACCGCAGTATCCTCCGAGGATAGGACTGGTCTCCGCCCCGATGTTTGCCCCCCAGTTGAGGAGGTAGGCTATCTTGTTCATGGCCCCGAAGTCGATCTTCATCTCCGAGATGGCGCCGCAGAGCCATCCGTCTGTGGGCCTCAGCCCGAACTGAGGTCCGCTTGCCGCAATGGTGGTCACCGCAGTTGCGGCAGTGGAGATGAGGTTCATGATGGGGAGGCCCGGCCGGCCCGCCCGCCTCAAGGCCTCGCGGCCTATCCTGATCCCGAGGATCGCCGCATAGAGTTCCGCCGGAGATCCCGCCGATACGGGAATCCCCCTGATGCTGTCCAGAGCCGAGATGCTGATCGAGTCTGCCTCTGCCATGGAGCCATAGGCTTCGATGAGGTTTGTGGCCATCTCCTCGGATGTGGCCACGATGCCTGATCCCACATGAAGCCAGGGGAGCTTTCCATCATCAGGCCTCCTCATGGAAAAAACCCCGGCATCCTTGCCCTCACCGGCAAGGCACCTGCCCGGGGCCACCTTGACCGCCTGGAGGATCTCCTCCCTGGTGAAGCGGATCACCCGGTTCGTGTCCTGGCAGTAAACCCCCACCCGACTCAGAAAATCGACCGCCCCATCAAAGAGGATATCCGCCGCCCCATCGTCTGAGGGAACGGGATTCTCTTTATCGTAGCGAATACCGTAGGTCTTGACCACCTGATTGAGCTCGGGGATGAAGACCTTCATGTCGAAGTCCCTCTCCGCCATGACAGGGCCCTTCAGAGCCCGCTCATATACCTCCAAAAAATCCATTGCTCCCATTCCTCCCGGTTTTCGGACTCAGAGGACCGGAGGCCGCGGCCCCGGACCAAGGTCCTTGCGTTCGGCTGCCTCCCCTTCCCATCGGCCCCAGACCGGTAGATCACGATCTGTTCATATAGTCGTCCGCAAGGGCGAGAGCCTCGTCGATTCGGTCCAGACCCCAGGCGAGCTCGTCCCTGGTAATGCAGAGGGGAGGACAGATCATGAGGACATTCCACCGCATGTAAGTGTAGAGGCCCACCTCCTTCAGCCTGCCGAGCAGTTCGCCTGTTATGGGGTGCTTCTTTTCGTAGTTGCGCACGGTCCAGGGGACGATAGGCTCTCTCGTTGCAGGGTCCTTCACAAGCTCTACGGCCGCAAAGAGTCCCTTGCCCCGGACATCCCCGACGCTTCGATGGTTCTTCTTTATCTCCTCCAGTCTCTCCATGAGAAAGAGGCCGAGTTCCTTGGAATTCTCGATCAGCCTCTCTTCCCTGTAGACCTCGATAGCTGCAATCGCCGCGGCACAGGCCACGGGGTTTCCAAACTGGGTGAGGCCGGCATAGAGGATATTCTCCTCGAAAAAGTCGGCTACCCTGGTGGTTGTCATGACCGCACCCAGGGGAAGATAACCCGAGTTGATCCCTTTGGACAGGGTCATTATGTCGGGAGTCACCTTCCAGTGGTCGGCGGCGAACCACTCCCCGGTCCTTCCAAAGCCCGTCATCACCTCGTCAAAAATGAGCAGTGCTCCGTAATGGTCGCAGATCTCCCTGAGCCGTTCCATGTATCCCTCAGGCGGTACGATTCGGCAGTTACTCCCCGTAATGGGTTCCACGATGATCGCGGCCACCGTCTCCGGCCCTTCCACCTCGATGAACTCACGGATCGCCTCTGCACAGTAAAGGTCACACTCCGGGTATGTCATCTTGAAAAAACAACGATAGCAGAAAGGATCCCATACATGGAGAGATCCCGGGACGCCGGGTTCGGCAGGAATCCTCCTGGGATCTCCCGTGATGGAACTGGCACCGTATGTCCCCCCGTGATACGACCTGTACCTGGAGATCACCTTCTGCCTCCCTGTGAAAGCCCTGGCCATCTTCAAGGCGTTCTCATTGGCCACGGCCCCTCCTGTCACAAGAAAGGTCTTGGAGAGGTCCCCTGGAGCGATGTCTGCCAGTATCTTGCCGAGCATGGCCCTTTGATCGTTGGCAGCTCCCGGCATGGCGTAGCAGAGCCTGTCCACCTGCTTCTTTATGGCCTCGAGGATCTTGGGGTGTTGGTGGCCGGCATTCACGTTGATCAGTTGGGATGCGAAGTCGAGGTACCTCTTTCCCTTATCATCCCAGAAGTAACTCCCCCTTGCCCCGGCGATTATGAAGGGTTTGAACCCTTTCTGGGCAGTCCAGGTGTGGAAGAGATACGTTCTCTCATACTCACCGATGGCCTCGGGGTCCATGGCCAAAGACGACTCACTCATGTTGATTTTCCTTTCCTCCGGCTCACCCGGGGCGGCCCCTCCTCTATCCAGGGAAGGGGCCCTTCTCTGCCGGGAGCAGGAAAACCCACCTCCCATCTCATGCCGGGAAAGGCCTGGATCGGGCCTGCCTTTATCCAGACACCCGGTCCTATCCAGGCCGGGTCTGGTCAGGTAGGGCCATGTCTCTCCACTATCCCATGAACTCCGTTTCGATCAACTCCGGAAGTTCTTTCACGCTGGGAATCACATGGGTATGCCAGTACCTCCCCCATGCCGTCACGGGCCGGGGGCCGCTCAGTACGCCGACCACACCACGACAACCCGCGTTGCGGCCTTCCAACATGTCTGCCGGTGTATCGCCGATCTTGATCACCTCATGAACACTCTGAACGTCCAGATGAGTCATGGCATAGAAGATCATAAAAGGCGCGGGCCGTCCGATCTCCCCGGGGACGTGTTCCACGTCGACCGAAAGATCGACAAGGCCGTCCCGGACCCATCCGAGCCCTTCCATGATCGCTTCGGTGACCGCCCGGTGGAAGCCCGTATCGGTGGCCACCCTGATGCCGTGGTCGTGGCACCACCGGAAAGTGTCCGACGCACCGGGAACCTCTCTCACCTCGTTTCTATAATGTTCGATCATGATCTCCTGATACCGGTCGAAGACCTTCTTGGCCTCTTCGTAAGTCTCCGGATCTCTGATCTTCTCAAAATCCTTGATGTCGATCTGCTTCCCCCTCTCCCGGGCGATCAGGAACTGGTAGAGATGGATCTTGTTGGTCCCCATGTTCAGGAGAATCTCCTCCGGGGTGGTCTTGAGATCGTATTCCTGGGCCGCCTTGTACAGACAGTCCCTCACACCCGTGTCGTCATGGACGGTTGTTCCCGAGAGATCAAACATCACCATGCTGATCTTACTCATTTGCTCAGCACCTCCTCCACATAAGCGATCTGATTGAATAAGATACGAGACTCAGGTAATATGAGTCAACGTAATTTAATTCATATCACTCATAACGGCCGGTTATCCCCGTGAACTTCAATCAATTGAAAATCTTCTACTATGTGGCCAAACACGGAAGCCTGAGTGCCGCGGCCGAAGCCCTTTACATAACCCAGCCTGCCGTGACAAAACAGATCCAGAACCTCCAGGAGGTATGCGGCGTCAAGCTTCTCCACCGTTTCGGCAAGAGGATGGTTCTCACCGATGCCGGAAATGTGCTCTACGGCGTGGCCGAAAAGATCTTCCAGTTGGAGAACCAGGCAGAAGAGGTCATCCGTGATTTCCAGCAGCAGAAAAGGGGGCATATCCGAATCGATACGAGTGAAAGCTTCGGCGCCTACTATCTTCCTGACATAATCATTCCTTTCAGCAAGATGCACCCCCAGATAAGAGTGTCGGCCATGATACTGCCGACCCCCCAGGTGGTGGAGAGGACCATTCGCCTCGATAATGACGTGGGGTTCATCTCCTACCCTGTCGGCCACAAGAAGCTGGCAGTCAGGGAGATAATGGAGGACAGACTGATTCTCATTGCCTCTCCCACCCATCCCTTTTCCAGGAGGGAGGCCGTTGAACCCGACGACCTGGAAGGCCAGTCATTTGTAATGCACGAAAGCGATTCCGCCACCAGGAATATCGTAGACGATTTTCTCAAGAATCACGCCGTCTCAGTCTTCATGACCCTGGAACTCTCCAATAACGAGGCGATAAAGAGGGCCGTGGAGCGGGGAATCGGCCTCTCTCTCATCTCAGAGAGAGTGGCCAGAGGCGAGATCGAGCGGGGCACGTTGAAGGCCGTTCCTCTGGCCGGTGTGTCACTGATGCGGAAATTCTATATGATCCACCACAGGGAAAAGTACCTGTCCCAGCCCCTTCAGGTCCTGATCGAGACGGCCTGCGAGTGGGCTTCGGGCCATTCCGGTCTCGCCCGTTAAGATCGCTGCCCCTCCACTGACCGCCGGGAATATTCCGATCACGTCCCCTTCCTTGACTTGTTTGGGCTCCATTTCGCCCCTGTTGCGAAGGACCACCCTGTCGTTCAACACGACCAGGGTCTCATCGTCGAAATCGTCGGCAAACCCTTCGATCCTCTCCTGGAGCAGGCGTACCACGTCGGCCACAACCAGACCGTCGGCCACGGTCATGTGGATCTCCTCCCCTGCCAGATCACGAAACGAGCCGAAAAAACGGACGCGGATCCTCATGGTCGCCTCAAAACCTCACATCCAGCAAGACCGTTCAGACTCCTTTATCGGCCAGAAGGTTACGGTCTTCCATGAAATGGGCGATTCCGGCAGACTCGGTCGGTCCGTCCATCCCGGGAGCCCGCCCCTTTCGTCTTGCCATGGTCCAAACCCTGTCGCACCCATCCTCGATCGTGCAAATGGAGAGGACGGGCAGGAGTCGGCAACGGGCAGCACATCGACGGCTCTCCCTGTCCGGACTACGGGGACGGCACGTACCTGAGATGAATGGCGAAGTCGATCATCAGGGCCAGGAAGCAGGCCACCACGGGTGTCAGGAACCAGGCAAGAAGGATGTTGACCAGGGTCTGGCGGCGAATCGTCCTGATGCCCTTCACAATCCCTATGCCCAAGACCGCTCCCACCACGGCCTGAGACGTGGAGACCGGGACGCCCAGAAAGGTGTAAATATGGACCGTTATGGCCTCTGCCAGGACGACTACAAGGGCGGAAAAGGGATCAAGCTTGACCAGTTTCCTGCCAATAGTCTCCATGACGCCCCGACTGAACGTCATTATTCCAAGGGCTATGCTGAGCCCTCCCAAGAGAACCGCCATGAATACCGTCAGCACCCCCGCGCTCACAAAAACAGCCGTCACATTGGCCACGTTGTTCGCACCGAGCGCATAGGCTCCATAAGACCCCGCCCCGATCAGGCA containing:
- a CDS encoding PAS domain S-box protein; this translates as MKERQLNELSILHGAVENTNEAFITIDQDHKVIFFNRAAERIFGYSRGEVIGHDLDVILGPRCSENHRRAVSRYLETRNPRLIGHETDFVAFRKNGESFPASISFSVAAIDGKLFFTGILRDMTETRQLEERIQRSERLAALGQVVAEISHEIRNPLALIGGFSRQLARTAQDEKTRSKLDIITQEVGRLENLLGELRDLYAPMRLVIEKIDLNELLREISSLAHESCRKKGIRLSLDTEDGPVFVEGDRGRLKQALLNLVKNGMEAMKKGGTLLMRSRVSGDRAELAISDEGPGIPEGAKEKIFNPFFTTKKQGTGLGLSVTKRIIEDHPGYSFTLASQRGRGTTVRITMGISKREGES
- a CDS encoding HAD hydrolase-like protein, with the translated sequence MSKISMVMFDLSGTTVHDDTGVRDCLYKAAQEYDLKTTPEEILLNMGTNKIHLYQFLIARERGKQIDIKDFEKIRDPETYEEAKKVFDRYQEIMIEHYRNEVREVPGASDTFRWCHDHGIRVATDTGFHRAVTEAIMEGLGWVRDGLVDLSVDVEHVPGEIGRPAPFMIFYAMTHLDVQSVHEVIKIGDTPADMLEGRNAGCRGVVGVLSGPRPVTAWGRYWHTHVIPSVKELPELIETEFMG
- a CDS encoding LysR family transcriptional regulator, translating into MNFNQLKIFYYVAKHGSLSAAAEALYITQPAVTKQIQNLQEVCGVKLLHRFGKRMVLTDAGNVLYGVAEKIFQLENQAEEVIRDFQQQKRGHIRIDTSESFGAYYLPDIIIPFSKMHPQIRVSAMILPTPQVVERTIRLDNDVGFISYPVGHKKLAVREIMEDRLILIASPTHPFSRREAVEPDDLEGQSFVMHESDSATRNIVDDFLKNHAVSVFMTLELSNNEAIKRAVERGIGLSLISERVARGEIERGTLKAVPLAGVSLMRKFYMIHHREKYLSQPLQVLIETACEWASGHSGLAR
- a CDS encoding aminotransferase class III-fold pyridoxal phosphate-dependent enzyme; the protein is MSESSLAMDPEAIGEYERTYLFHTWTAQKGFKPFIIAGARGSYFWDDKGKRYLDFASQLINVNAGHQHPKILEAIKKQVDRLCYAMPGAANDQRAMLGKILADIAPGDLSKTFLVTGGAVANENALKMARAFTGRQKVISRYRSYHGGTYGASSITGDPRRIPAEPGVPGSLHVWDPFCYRCFFKMTYPECDLYCAEAIREFIEVEGPETVAAIIVEPITGSNCRIVPPEGYMERLREICDHYGALLIFDEVMTGFGRTGEWFAADHWKVTPDIMTLSKGINSGYLPLGAVMTTTRVADFFEENILYAGLTQFGNPVACAAAIAAIEVYREERLIENSKELGLFLMERLEEIKKNHRSVGDVRGKGLFAAVELVKDPATREPIVPWTVRNYEKKHPITGELLGRLKEVGLYTYMRWNVLMICPPLCITRDELAWGLDRIDEALALADDYMNRS
- a CDS encoding 3-keto-5-aminohexanoate cleavage protein gives rise to the protein MDKVIVTAALTGSRITRDKTPYIPITPEEITRSAVECWHAGAAVVHIHVRDPKTALGTQDVDLFRRVVEPLREKTDLVLCLTTSGIPGRNLPTEERLAPLALKPELASLDAGSINLGGDVFLNPPSFLHEAARRMKQEGVKPELEVFDTGMVVTCLRMRAEKRLEDPLHFQFVLGTPWGAPATPKSMLHLYEQIPPKATWSVIGVGRGHLPMSMMALIMGGHIRVGMEDNIYYESGVLARSNAQMVERIVRIAREYGRDVASPDEARTILGLRDR
- a CDS encoding ferritin family protein, with amino-acid sequence MNIDFSADEVFEMAEQIERNGARFYRRAAEGVLDSGERRMFLELAAMEQNHERVFASMREELSTSDRTAAAFDPQGEGALYLRAMADGHVFDPKADPVDFFKDQHTQRDILKKALDLEKDSIIFYLGIKEVVPERLGKGRIEEIIKEEMRHIVFLNGELTARGPSG
- a CDS encoding MoaD/ThiS family protein; the protein is MRIRVRFFGSFRDLAGEEIHMTVADGLVVADVVRLLQERIEGFADDFDDETLVVLNDRVVLRNRGEMEPKQVKEGDVIGIFPAVSGGAAILTGETGMARSPLAGRLDQDLKGLGQVLFPVVDHIEFPHQ
- a CDS encoding monomethylamine:corrinoid methyltransferase, with amino-acid sequence MDFLEVYERALKGPVMAERDFDMKVFIPELNQVVKTYGIRYDKENPVPSDDGAADILFDGAVDFLSRVGVYCQDTNRVIRFTREEILQAVKVAPGRCLAGEGKDAGVFSMRRPDDGKLPWLHVGSGIVATSEEMATNLIEAYGSMAEADSISISALDSIRGIPVSAGSPAELYAAILGIRIGREALRRAGRPGLPIMNLISTAATAVTTIAASGPQFGLRPTDGWLCGAISEMKIDFGAMNKIAYLLNWGANIGAETSPILGGYCGGAPGTAVVSTAYILVGLLVHHGNYQLTFPVHFRYGCSTTRDVLWAVASSCQAASRNIPMPVIWLGYMAAGPMTRMYFYEAAAHLLATVTAGAPSVQTPHPAKAVKTDGITPMEARFGIEMARAASKLRRDQATGLVVRLLEKYETQLDAPPEGSRYQDCFDVKRGKPGQEYVRLYGEVKEELAGMGIPFD